TCTCCACCATGATTGACGCCGGGGTGTCGCTGGTGCGGTGCCTCAGCGTGCTGCAGGAGCAGACTGTCAATCCCAAGTTCAAGCGGATGATAGCGGACATCCAGAGCGAGGTGGAGGCCGGCCAGAGCCTGTCCCGGGCGCTCGCCAAGTACCCGAACACATTCAGCAACCTGTTCATCGGTCTGGTGAACGCTGGCGAGGTGGGAGGTGTGCTTGAGGAAAGCCTTCAGCGACTCTCCACGTTCCTTGAAAAGGACCAGGAGCTCCGGCGGAAGGTCAAGTCCGCAATGACCTATCCGGTCATCGTCATGATCGTGGCCGTGTCCATTGTTATCGGACTGGTCACGTTCATCCTGCCGAAGTTCATGGACCTGTTCAAGGACTTGGGCGTCACTGAGTTCCCGCTGCCCACCACCATCCTTATGTCCTTCAGCAACTTCCTCACCCAGAAGTGGTACTTTGCGGTGCTGGGGCTGGTCATCTTCATCGTGGCGTTCCGGGCGTTCGTGAAGACCGATGTGGGCAGGCGGTCCTACGACCGGTTCAAGCTGAAGGCGCCGGTGTTCGGCAAACTGAACCACAAGATCGCCCTGGCGCGGTTCGCCCGCACACTGGGAACATTGCTTGCCAGCGGAGTTCCCATCCTGTCGGCAATGGAGACTGTGGCGGGCACGGTCTCGAACGAGATCATCTCGGAGGCCATCCTCAATGCCCGGGCGCGCATCAGAGAGGGTGACCGCATCGGAGATCCGCTGCAGAAAAGCAAACTGTTCCCGCCGATGGTGGTCCAGATGATCACCATCGGTGAAGAGTCTGGCGCGCTGGACCCGATGCTTGCGAAGGTCGCAGATTTCTATGAGGCGGAGGTGGACGCGGCTCTGGACAGCCTGACCTCCGCAATCGAGCCGGTGCTGATCGTGTTCCTGGGGTTCGCGGTCGGCTTCATCGTCATTTCCATCTTCCTGCCGCTGGTCTCGGTGATCACCGCCCTGTCAGGAGGCGAAGGCGGAGGTGGCGGCGGTGGTGGAGGAGGAGAGTAAGTCTTGCCCCAGGAGCTCTCCGCGGCGATAGCGTTCGTCTACGGAGCTGTTGTCGGTAGTTTTCTGAATGTGCTGATATGGCGGCTGCCGAGGGATGAGTCCATCGTGCGGCCGCCTTCGCACTGTCCGTCCTGCGGATATATCCTGAAGCCGTGGGACAACATTCCCATCATTACCTGGCTGCTGTACCGTGGCCGTTGCCGCAAGTGCTCTGCCCGCATCTCCCCCCGCTATCTGGTGGTGGAGGCCGGCACGGGCCTGATGTGGGTGGCGCTGTTCTACCGCTTCGGGTGGAGCCTGGAGTTTTTCCAGTATGCTCTGCTGGTGTCCTCCCTCATCGCTGTCTTCGCCATAGACTTGGAGCACTATATCATCCCGGACCAGCTGTGGATATTCGGGGCGGCTGTGGGGTTCATCGCCGACATTGCGGGGCTGGTGACGGGTCTGCGCGAGTTCCCGTGGCGGGATCTCCTCTGGTTGCCGATCCCGTTCACAGGAGGAATCGAGCTTCCGTTGCCCCACTCGCTGGTGGGGTTTTTCGCGTACGGGGCGCTGGTGCTGGTTGTGGGCCTCTTTGGAGAGTCGCTATTCAAGAAGGAGGCGATGGGAGGAGGAGACGTGAAGCTCACAGCCGCCATCGGCGCGAACATTGGAGCCGCATACGGCATCATCTCCTTCTTCCTGGCCGCCGGGATCGGAGCGCTTGCCGGCATCGTGCTGATGGCGCTGGGGCAGAAACGGCGGTTCGACGAGATCCCGTTCGGGCCGATGCTGGTCACGGGTGCTGTGGTGATGATCTTTTTTGGGCCGCAGATCGTGGATTGGTGGCTGGGATACGCCGGGCTGCGCTGAATGGAACACCACCGGCGGGACGGAAGTCAATGATATAGCCCTGGAGGCGGGCGCTCGGGTGGCCACAGGGGCCAGAGGGCGGGGGTGCGTCGTGCTTTTCAGGGTGTCTGAAAGGGCAGGAGAGTCCGGATGAGCAAAATCGGCAGGGCTGGGTTCAGCATCATCGAGCTTCTCACGGTAATCGCCATCATCGGCATTCTTGCGGCGCTCATCTTCCCGGTCATGGGCTCCGCGCGGAAGAAAGCGCGCGAGACGCAGTGCATCACCAATCTACAGGAGATCCACCGCGCCCTCAAGCTCTTCAAAAATGACAATGGCCGTTATCCGGCTGTCCTTCTGGGATTCGC
The sequence above is drawn from the Armatimonadota bacterium genome and encodes:
- the pilD gene encoding type 4 prepilin-like proteins leader peptide-processing enzyme — protein: MPQELSAAIAFVYGAVVGSFLNVLIWRLPRDESIVRPPSHCPSCGYILKPWDNIPIITWLLYRGRCRKCSARISPRYLVVEAGTGLMWVALFYRFGWSLEFFQYALLVSSLIAVFAIDLEHYIIPDQLWIFGAAVGFIADIAGLVTGLREFPWRDLLWLPIPFTGGIELPLPHSLVGFFAYGALVLVVGLFGESLFKKEAMGGGDVKLTAAIGANIGAAYGIISFFLAAGIGALAGIVLMALGQKRRFDEIPFGPMLVTGAVVMIFFGPQIVDWWLGYAGLR
- the pilC gene encoding pilus biosynthesis protein PilC; protein product: MPAFEYTVEDSSGARRKGTSEAENEDILRRRLTNQGLRVLEVKQTKAKKKASTSNVKIKLNELSIFCRQFSTMIDAGVSLVRCLSVLQEQTVNPKFKRMIADIQSEVEAGQSLSRALAKYPNTFSNLFIGLVNAGEVGGVLEESLQRLSTFLEKDQELRRKVKSAMTYPVIVMIVAVSIVIGLVTFILPKFMDLFKDLGVTEFPLPTTILMSFSNFLTQKWYFAVLGLVIFIVAFRAFVKTDVGRRSYDRFKLKAPVFGKLNHKIALARFARTLGTLLASGVPILSAMETVAGTVSNEIISEAILNARARIREGDRIGDPLQKSKLFPPMVVQMITIGEESGALDPMLAKVADFYEAEVDAALDSLTSAIEPVLIVFLGFAVGFIVISIFLPLVSVITALSGGEGGGGGGGGGGE